Proteins encoded in a region of the Variovorax sp. PAMC 28711 genome:
- a CDS encoding efflux transporter outer membrane subunit: MTSLRPSAILAAVTLLAGCAVGPDYQAPAVDIPVSWQVEQPWREATPGDMLDKGRWWQRFGNARLDALQQQAIANNPTLAVASARLAQARATLDASAAARFPQIGLGTRASRLRISANRPLTNYNASNFSTVQNDFALSLTASYELDLAGRVQRSVEGATASAEQSAADLENTRLLLAADLATNYFNLRSTDTELDVLSRSIGLQRRALELVSARHDLGAVSGLDVAQQQALLDTTLTQVDVLKKQRSQYEHAIATLTGTPAPSFALAPDLQPIAPPAIPIGVPSETLQRRPDVASAERAVAAANAQIGVATAAFYPSFTLAPTVGVDSRMIETLFDAPSLLWSIGLSATQPLFDGGRLRANLAFSKAGYDATVANYRRVVLVAMQEAEDGITGLSALDRATTQAGAAVAAARRVLDMSTARYEGGASTYLDVITAQQSLLTTERQAAQLMGQRLVTSVYLVKALGGDWRPDSIAASRLPP, encoded by the coding sequence GTGACTTCGTTGCGGCCCTCGGCGATCCTCGCTGCAGTGACGCTGCTGGCGGGCTGCGCGGTCGGCCCGGACTACCAGGCGCCTGCGGTGGACATCCCTGTCAGCTGGCAGGTCGAACAGCCCTGGCGTGAAGCGACGCCGGGCGACATGCTCGACAAGGGTCGCTGGTGGCAGCGTTTCGGCAACGCGCGACTCGACGCGTTGCAGCAGCAGGCCATCGCCAACAATCCGACGCTCGCGGTGGCGAGTGCGCGGCTGGCGCAGGCGCGCGCCACGCTCGATGCGAGCGCGGCCGCGCGCTTCCCGCAGATCGGTCTCGGCACGCGCGCATCGCGACTCCGGATTTCGGCCAACCGTCCGCTGACGAACTACAACGCGTCCAACTTCTCGACGGTGCAGAACGACTTCGCGCTGTCGCTCACCGCAAGCTACGAACTCGACCTGGCCGGCCGCGTGCAGCGCAGCGTCGAAGGCGCCACCGCGTCTGCCGAGCAATCCGCGGCGGACCTGGAAAACACCCGGCTTCTGCTGGCAGCCGACCTCGCGACCAACTACTTCAACCTGCGCTCGACCGACACCGAACTCGATGTGCTTTCGCGCTCGATCGGCCTGCAACGCCGCGCGCTCGAACTGGTGTCGGCGCGGCACGACCTGGGCGCCGTGTCGGGCCTGGACGTGGCGCAGCAGCAGGCGCTGCTCGACACCACGCTGACGCAAGTCGACGTGCTGAAAAAGCAGCGTTCGCAATACGAGCACGCGATCGCGACCTTGACGGGCACGCCCGCGCCGAGCTTCGCGCTGGCGCCCGACCTCCAGCCGATCGCGCCGCCCGCGATTCCGATCGGCGTGCCCTCCGAAACGCTGCAGCGGCGGCCCGATGTGGCCTCGGCCGAACGCGCGGTGGCGGCGGCCAACGCGCAGATCGGCGTCGCCACCGCGGCCTTCTATCCGAGCTTCACGCTGGCGCCGACGGTGGGTGTCGACAGCCGCATGATCGAGACGCTGTTCGATGCACCCAGTCTCCTCTGGTCGATCGGTCTCTCCGCCACGCAGCCGCTCTTCGACGGCGGCCGGCTGCGTGCCAATCTCGCATTTTCGAAGGCTGGCTACGATGCCACCGTTGCGAACTACCGGCGCGTCGTGCTGGTCGCGATGCAGGAAGCCGAGGACGGCATCACCGGCCTCAGCGCGCTGGACCGCGCCACCACCCAAGCGGGGGCCGCCGTGGCCGCCGCCCGGCGCGTGCTCGACATGTCGACCGCACGCTACGAAGGGGGCGCCTCGACCTACCTCGACGTGATCACCGCACAGCAATCGCTGCTGACGACCGAGCGGCAAGCCGCGCAACTCATGGGGCAGCGACTCGTCACCTCGGTGTATCTCGTGAAGGCACTGGGCGGCGACTGGCGGCCTGATTCCATCGCCGCCTCACGCCTGCCCCCCTAG
- a CDS encoding efflux RND transporter permease subunit: MSMVQLALRRPYTFIVMAMLIVLATPFVLMKMATDIFPEINIPVISIIWNYNGLPAQEMGQRIAGQTERSLTTTVSDIEHIESQSLAGISIIKVFFQPTASIETALAQVVASMQTQVRQLPPGITPPLVIKYSASSIPVVQLALSSPTRAENSLFDSAVNQLRPQLITIPGAAVPFPYGGKNRLISVDLDTQALQARGLSPADVVNAVNAQNLILPSGTAKFGGTEYNVRLNGSPSELAGLNDLPVRTVNGATTYLRDVAYVRDGFSPQTNVVRQDGVRGVLLSVLKNGGASTLDIVSNLRALLPVAAQSMPSDIKITPLFDQSVFVKAAVQGVVAEAILAAALTAAMVLLFLGNWRSTLIIAITIPLSILASVIVLYMLGETLNLMTLGGLALSVGILVDQAIVTIENIERHLHMGKPLLDAIDVGAGEIGSAAFVSTLCICIVFVPMFFLSGVARFLFVPLAEAVVFAMLASYFLSRTLVPTLVMLLMGGVHDGGDDGRKPSLLQRVYRSFDRQFERVRRAYTLVLSALLSKRGRFIAFFLGFCVLSCALFPVLGRDFFPNVDGGQIRLHMRAPTGTRIEETARLADAVEQVIRELVPQDQLETILDNLGVPNSGINLSYSNAGTIGTLDGEILMSLKEGHRPTDEFVTLLRAELPKRFPGVEFFFQPADIVTQILNFGLPAAIDVQFGGNDQAGNAARAAELVKAIRKIPGAVDAHVHQRLDGPSLSLQMDRTRLQQYGLTAANVGQNVLIALSGSSQTAPAFWLNPQNGVVYSIAVQSPQYKVDSLDALLNIPVGTATAAAQAPQLLGNLVDAQASRQPAIVSRYNIQPVIDVYVSVQGTDLASVAGEVKKLVDEMRPKLARGNQVTVRGQVQTMQSSFIGLGVGLAMAIVLVYLLIVVTFQSWVDSAIIITALPAALAGIAWMLFITGTTLSVPALTGAIMTMGVATANSILLVSFARERLQAGVPPLSAALEAGATRIRPVLMTALAMIIGMIPMALGLGEGAEQNAPLGRAVIGGLLFATVSTLFFVPAVFAGVHSRLLHRKAERETRHPAPPSSAAPQEN, translated from the coding sequence GTGTCCATGGTCCAGCTGGCGCTTCGGCGCCCCTACACCTTCATCGTCATGGCGATGCTGATCGTGCTGGCGACGCCTTTCGTGCTGATGAAGATGGCGACCGACATCTTCCCGGAGATCAACATTCCGGTGATCAGCATCATCTGGAACTACAACGGCCTGCCGGCCCAGGAAATGGGACAGCGCATCGCGGGCCAGACCGAGCGCAGCCTGACGACGACGGTCAGCGACATCGAGCACATCGAGTCGCAATCGCTGGCCGGCATCTCGATCATCAAGGTCTTCTTCCAACCGACCGCCAGCATCGAGACGGCGCTGGCTCAGGTGGTGGCGTCGATGCAGACGCAGGTGCGGCAGCTGCCGCCGGGCATCACGCCGCCCCTGGTCATCAAGTATTCGGCGTCGAGCATTCCGGTGGTTCAGCTGGCGTTGTCGAGCCCGACGCGCGCCGAGAACTCGCTGTTCGATTCGGCGGTCAACCAGTTGCGTCCACAACTCATCACCATTCCCGGCGCGGCTGTGCCCTTTCCCTACGGCGGCAAGAACCGTTTGATCTCCGTCGACCTGGACACCCAGGCGTTGCAGGCCCGCGGCCTGTCGCCGGCCGACGTCGTCAACGCAGTCAACGCGCAGAACCTGATCCTGCCGTCCGGCACGGCCAAGTTCGGCGGCACGGAATACAACGTGCGGCTGAACGGCTCGCCCAGCGAACTCGCCGGCCTCAACGATCTGCCGGTGCGCACCGTCAACGGCGCGACCACCTACCTGCGCGATGTCGCCTACGTGCGCGACGGCTTCTCACCGCAGACCAACGTGGTGCGGCAAGACGGCGTGCGCGGCGTGCTGCTGTCGGTGCTCAAGAACGGCGGCGCCTCGACGCTGGACATCGTGTCGAACCTGCGCGCCCTGCTGCCCGTGGCGGCGCAGAGCATGCCATCGGACATCAAGATCACGCCGCTGTTCGACCAGTCGGTGTTCGTCAAGGCGGCCGTGCAGGGCGTGGTGGCCGAAGCCATCCTGGCGGCCGCGCTCACCGCAGCCATGGTGTTGCTCTTTCTCGGTAACTGGCGCAGCACGTTGATCATCGCGATCACGATTCCGCTGTCGATCCTGGCCTCGGTCATCGTGCTGTACATGTTGGGCGAAACGCTCAACCTCATGACGCTCGGCGGGCTCGCGCTGTCGGTCGGCATCCTGGTCGACCAGGCGATCGTCACCATCGAGAACATCGAGCGGCATCTGCACATGGGCAAGCCGCTGCTGGACGCCATCGACGTGGGCGCTGGCGAAATCGGCTCGGCCGCCTTCGTGTCCACGCTGTGCATCTGCATCGTGTTCGTGCCGATGTTCTTTCTCTCGGGCGTGGCGCGCTTCCTCTTCGTGCCGCTGGCCGAAGCGGTGGTGTTCGCGATGCTGGCCTCGTATTTTCTGTCGCGCACGCTGGTGCCCACGCTGGTCATGCTGCTCATGGGCGGCGTGCACGATGGCGGCGACGACGGCAGGAAGCCGAGCCTGCTGCAGCGCGTGTACCGGAGCTTCGACCGCCAGTTCGAGCGCGTGCGGCGTGCCTACACGCTGGTGCTGTCGGCACTGCTCTCGAAGCGCGGCCGCTTCATCGCCTTCTTCCTGGGCTTTTGCGTGCTGTCGTGTGCGTTGTTCCCGGTGCTCGGCCGCGACTTCTTCCCGAACGTCGACGGCGGGCAGATCCGGCTGCACATGCGCGCACCGACCGGCACACGCATCGAGGAAACCGCTCGCCTGGCCGACGCTGTTGAACAGGTCATCCGCGAGCTGGTGCCGCAAGACCAGCTCGAGACCATCCTGGACAACCTCGGCGTGCCCAACAGCGGCATCAACCTCTCGTACAGCAACGCCGGCACCATCGGCACGCTCGACGGCGAGATCCTGATGTCGCTCAAGGAAGGCCACCGGCCGACCGACGAATTCGTCACGCTGCTGCGCGCCGAACTGCCCAAGCGCTTTCCGGGCGTGGAGTTCTTTTTCCAGCCGGCCGACATCGTCACGCAGATCCTGAACTTCGGCCTGCCCGCCGCCATCGACGTGCAATTCGGCGGCAACGACCAGGCCGGCAACGCGGCGCGCGCCGCCGAACTGGTCAAGGCGATCCGCAAGATCCCAGGCGCGGTCGATGCCCATGTGCACCAGCGCCTGGACGGCCCGAGCCTGAGCCTGCAGATGGACCGCACGCGGCTGCAGCAATACGGCTTGACGGCCGCAAACGTCGGCCAGAACGTGCTGATCGCGCTGTCGGGCAGTTCGCAGACGGCGCCCGCCTTCTGGCTCAACCCGCAGAACGGCGTGGTCTACAGCATCGCGGTGCAGTCGCCGCAGTACAAGGTCGACTCGCTCGACGCGCTCCTGAACATCCCCGTCGGCACCGCCACCGCCGCGGCGCAGGCGCCGCAGCTGCTGGGCAACCTGGTCGACGCGCAGGCATCGCGCCAGCCAGCCATCGTGTCGCGCTACAACATCCAGCCGGTCATCGATGTCTATGTCAGCGTGCAGGGCACCGACCTGGCCAGCGTCGCCGGCGAGGTGAAGAAGCTGGTCGACGAGATGCGCCCCAAGCTCGCGCGCGGCAACCAGGTCACGGTGCGCGGGCAGGTGCAGACCATGCAGTCGTCCTTCATCGGCCTGGGCGTCGGGCTGGCGATGGCGATCGTGCTGGTGTACCTGCTGATCGTCGTGACCTTCCAGTCGTGGGTCGACTCGGCCATCATCATCACCGCGCTGCCGGCCGCCCTGGCGGGCATCGCCTGGATGCTGTTCATCACCGGCACCACGCTGAGCGTGCCGGCACTGACCGGCGCCATCATGACCATGGGCGTCGCCACGGCCAACAGCATCCTGCTGGTGTCGTTCGCGCGCGAACGTCTGCAGGCCGGCGTGCCGCCGCTGTCGGCTGCGCTCGAGGCCGGCGCCACGCGCATCCGGCCGGTGCTGATGACCGCGCTGGCGATGATCATCGGCATGATCCCGATGGCGCTGGGCCTGGGCGAAGGCGCCGAGCAGAACGCGCCGCTCGGTCGCGCCGTGATCGGTGGGCTGCTGTTCGCCACCGTCTCCACGCTCTTCTTCGTACCGGCGGTGTTCGCCGGCGTGCACAGCCGGCTTCTGCACCGCAAGGCCGAACGCGAAACCCGCCATCCCGCGCCGCCCTCCAGCGCGGCGCCCCAGGAGAACTGA
- a CDS encoding efflux RND transporter periplasmic adaptor subunit, giving the protein MTEQRHAGLAIHPVEPDEHHELLRRRQIVRRTRWLVLIVLVLLAIGAGRTVLIRMANAKALEAGATERAVQYVKTALPTKPTAGQTLALPGTLQGFVQSPISARASGYLKRWTQDIGARVKQGELLAEIETPEIDQQLSQAVAAREQAAAGLSLAKSTVARWEALRQKDVVSQQDLDERRGAVASATANLAAAEANVQRLKQTEGFKRVLAPFAGVITRRNVDVGDLIDAGAGGGGRALFLLAQTDPLRVYINVPQAYAQLVKAGQPVIVTQAELRGQNFKGEVARSSGAIDATTRMMQVEVALPNRDGTLLPGAYVQVSLPLAASQSLTVPSNALLFRAEGTRVAVIDAQGRVHLQTVQIGRNYGETVEVLDGIAATDRLVLNPSDSLAEGDQVAVAKEPA; this is encoded by the coding sequence ATGACGGAACAACGCCACGCGGGTCTGGCCATCCATCCGGTCGAGCCGGACGAACACCACGAACTGTTGCGACGCCGGCAGATCGTGCGGCGCACCCGCTGGCTGGTGCTGATCGTGTTGGTGCTCCTGGCCATCGGCGCAGGGCGCACGGTGCTCATACGCATGGCCAATGCGAAGGCGCTCGAAGCGGGCGCGACCGAGCGCGCCGTGCAGTACGTCAAGACGGCCCTGCCGACCAAGCCCACGGCGGGCCAGACACTCGCGCTGCCGGGCACGCTGCAAGGCTTCGTGCAGTCGCCGATTTCGGCGCGCGCCAGCGGTTATCTCAAGCGCTGGACCCAAGACATCGGCGCGCGCGTGAAGCAAGGCGAGTTGCTGGCCGAGATCGAGACGCCCGAGATCGATCAGCAGCTGTCGCAGGCCGTCGCCGCGCGCGAGCAGGCCGCCGCCGGTCTGTCGCTCGCCAAGAGCACGGTCGCGCGCTGGGAAGCGCTGCGCCAGAAGGACGTCGTCTCGCAGCAGGACCTGGATGAACGCCGTGGCGCCGTCGCATCGGCCACCGCGAACCTCGCAGCCGCCGAGGCCAACGTGCAGCGCCTCAAGCAGACCGAGGGCTTCAAGCGCGTCCTCGCGCCGTTCGCCGGCGTGATCACGCGGCGCAACGTTGACGTGGGCGACCTGATCGACGCGGGCGCCGGCGGCGGCGGGCGTGCCCTCTTCCTGCTCGCGCAGACCGATCCGCTGCGCGTGTACATCAACGTGCCGCAGGCCTACGCACAGCTCGTCAAGGCCGGCCAGCCGGTGATCGTGACGCAGGCCGAGCTGCGGGGCCAGAACTTCAAGGGCGAGGTCGCGCGCTCGTCGGGCGCGATCGACGCGACCACGCGAATGATGCAGGTCGAGGTGGCGCTGCCCAACCGCGACGGCACGTTGCTGCCCGGCGCCTACGTGCAGGTGTCGCTGCCGCTCGCGGCCAGCCAGTCGCTCACGGTGCCGTCCAACGCCTTGCTGTTCCGCGCCGAGGGCACGCGCGTCGCGGTGATCGATGCGCAAGGGCGCGTGCACCTGCAGACGGTGCAGATCGGCCGCAACTACGGCGAAACCGTGGAGGTGCTCGACGGCATTGCGGCCACCGACCGACTGGTGCTCAACCCGTCGGACTCGCTGGCCGAAGGCGATCAGGTGGCCGTTGCCAAGGAGCCCGCGTGA
- a CDS encoding monovalent cation/H+ antiporter subunit A, whose amino-acid sequence MPLVFLVALPFIASVLAAFLPSNARNRESTLAGVVALGCALQAAWLFPQLARGNVLRQEIEWLPALGLNLVFRMDGFAWLFCMLVLGIGALVVLYARYYMSASDPVPRFFSFFLAFMGAMMGVVLSGNLVQMVLFWELTSLFSFLLIGYWHHRRDARRGARMALTVTGAGGLCLLAGVLVLGRIVGSYELDVVLASGDAIRAHALYPVALVLVLLGAFTKSAQFPFHFWLPRAMAAPTPVSAYLHSATMVKLGVFLMARLWPALSGTAEWFWLVGGAGAITLLLGGFIAMFQRDLKALLAYSTISHLGLITLLLGLNSPLAAVAAVFHIMNHATFKASLFMAAGIIDHESGTRDIRKLSGLLKLMPITGTLAIIASASMAGVPLLNGFLSKEMFFAETVFIQASPWINWGLPILATLGGIFSVAYSARFVFDVFFGPPCGANVPKTPHEPPHWMRVPVELLVLICLVVGIAPAWSVGALLATAATPVVGGELPEYSLAVWHGFNLPLFMSFVALAGGIALYGLQRHGRAAGRLEHTPLLHRLDGQRIFEHLLARLSEAGRRSRRLLGTRRMQSQLLLLVGVAVAGAAAALWATPVARGARELLAFSPMFAMTWSIGIACALGAAWQAKFHRLAALMLASGAGLVCCITFIWFSAPDLALTQLVVEAVTTVLLLLGLRWLPMRKVATQPARARLRPWGRRGRDLAVATLAGAGMTSLAWLFMTRPFPQSISPFFLDRALSEGGGTNVVNVMLVDFRGFDTFGEITVLGVVALTVYALLRRFRPAPESMALPAQQRAQPDDGSSDLLNPRRAKDTAVGYLMVPAVLVRLLLPLSVLVSVYFFMRGHNAPGGGFVAGLVMSVALLLQFIVSGTEWVEEHLRIYPRRWIAIGLLLALATGGGAVVLGYPFLTTHTAHLHLPLLGEVHVPSALFFDMGVFSIVLGATMLILTALAHQSVRSHRWADEQAEKEAERLAAAEAKA is encoded by the coding sequence ATGCCCCTGGTCTTTCTCGTCGCCCTCCCCTTCATCGCCAGCGTCTTGGCGGCTTTCCTGCCGTCGAACGCCCGCAACAGGGAGTCGACGCTGGCAGGTGTGGTGGCGCTGGGCTGCGCGCTCCAGGCCGCATGGCTCTTTCCGCAGCTCGCGCGCGGCAACGTGCTGCGCCAGGAAATCGAATGGCTTCCTGCCCTCGGCCTCAATCTCGTGTTCCGCATGGACGGCTTCGCATGGCTCTTCTGCATGCTGGTGCTGGGCATCGGGGCGCTGGTGGTGCTGTACGCGCGCTACTACATGTCGGCGTCCGACCCGGTGCCGCGCTTCTTCTCGTTCTTCCTCGCGTTCATGGGCGCGATGATGGGCGTGGTGCTCTCGGGCAACCTGGTGCAGATGGTCCTGTTCTGGGAGTTGACCAGCCTGTTCTCGTTCCTGCTCATCGGTTACTGGCACCATCGGCGCGACGCACGGCGCGGCGCGCGCATGGCGCTCACGGTGACGGGCGCCGGGGGCCTGTGCCTGCTGGCCGGCGTGCTGGTGCTGGGCCGCATCGTCGGCAGCTACGAACTCGACGTGGTGCTGGCCTCCGGCGACGCGATTCGCGCCCACGCGCTCTACCCGGTGGCGCTGGTGCTGGTGCTGCTCGGCGCCTTCACGAAGAGCGCGCAGTTCCCCTTCCATTTCTGGCTGCCGCGCGCGATGGCCGCACCCACGCCGGTTTCGGCCTACCTGCACTCCGCCACGATGGTGAAGCTCGGCGTGTTCCTGATGGCGCGGCTCTGGCCGGCGCTGTCGGGTACCGCGGAATGGTTCTGGCTCGTCGGCGGTGCCGGCGCGATCACCTTGTTGCTCGGCGGCTTCATCGCGATGTTCCAGCGCGACCTGAAGGCGCTGCTCGCGTATTCGACGATCTCGCACCTCGGGCTCATCACCCTGCTGCTCGGGCTCAACAGCCCGCTGGCGGCGGTGGCGGCGGTCTTCCACATCATGAATCACGCGACCTTCAAGGCATCGCTGTTCATGGCGGCCGGCATCATCGACCACGAAAGCGGCACGCGCGACATCCGTAAGCTCAGCGGCCTGCTCAAGCTGATGCCGATCACCGGCACGCTCGCGATCATCGCGAGCGCTTCGATGGCCGGCGTGCCGCTGCTCAACGGCTTCCTCTCGAAGGAGATGTTCTTCGCCGAGACGGTGTTCATCCAGGCGTCCCCGTGGATCAACTGGGGCCTGCCGATCCTCGCGACGCTCGGCGGCATCTTCAGCGTTGCGTACTCGGCGCGCTTCGTGTTCGATGTGTTCTTCGGCCCGCCCTGCGGCGCGAACGTGCCGAAGACGCCGCACGAGCCACCCCACTGGATGCGGGTGCCGGTCGAGTTGCTGGTGCTGATCTGCCTCGTGGTGGGCATCGCGCCGGCCTGGTCGGTCGGTGCGCTGCTGGCCACCGCCGCGACGCCGGTGGTGGGCGGCGAGTTGCCTGAATACAGCCTGGCCGTTTGGCACGGCTTCAACCTGCCGCTTTTCATGAGTTTCGTCGCGCTCGCCGGCGGTATCGCACTCTATGGGCTGCAACGGCATGGGCGCGCTGCCGGGCGGCTGGAACACACGCCGCTGCTGCACCGCCTGGACGGGCAGCGCATCTTCGAACACCTGCTGGCCCGCCTGAGCGAGGCCGGCCGGCGCAGCCGCCGCCTGCTCGGCACGCGACGCATGCAATCGCAGTTGCTGCTGCTGGTGGGCGTGGCGGTCGCCGGCGCTGCGGCCGCGCTGTGGGCAACGCCCGTCGCACGTGGCGCGCGCGAATTGCTTGCGTTCTCGCCGATGTTCGCGATGACCTGGTCGATCGGCATCGCCTGCGCGCTCGGCGCCGCGTGGCAGGCCAAGTTCCACCGGCTCGCGGCGCTGATGCTCGCCTCGGGCGCGGGGCTGGTGTGCTGCATCACCTTCATCTGGTTCTCGGCACCCGACCTCGCCCTCACGCAGCTCGTGGTCGAGGCGGTCACCACGGTGCTGCTGCTGCTCGGCCTGCGGTGGCTGCCGATGCGCAAGGTCGCCACCCAACCGGCGCGTGCCCGACTGCGCCCCTGGGGCCGGCGTGGCCGCGACCTGGCGGTCGCCACGCTCGCTGGCGCCGGCATGACCTCGCTCGCCTGGCTCTTCATGACGCGGCCGTTTCCACAAAGCATTTCGCCCTTCTTCCTGGACCGCGCGCTCAGCGAGGGCGGCGGCACCAATGTCGTCAACGTGATGCTGGTGGACTTCCGCGGTTTCGACACGTTCGGCGAGATCACCGTGCTCGGCGTGGTGGCCCTCACCGTCTATGCGCTGCTCAGGCGGTTCCGGCCGGCGCCCGAGTCGATGGCATTGCCGGCACAGCAGCGCGCGCAGCCCGACGACGGCAGCAGCGACCTGCTGAACCCGCGGCGCGCGAAAGACACGGCCGTCGGGTATCTCATGGTGCCCGCGGTGCTGGTGCGGCTGCTGCTGCCGCTGTCGGTGCTGGTGTCGGTGTACTTCTTCATGCGCGGCCACAACGCCCCGGGCGGTGGCTTCGTGGCCGGGCTGGTGATGTCGGTGGCCTTGCTGCTGCAGTTCATCGTCTCGGGCACCGAATGGGTCGAAGAGCACTTGCGCATCTACCCGCGGCGCTGGATCGCGATCGGCCTGTTGCTGGCGCTCGCCACCGGCGGCGGCGCGGTGGTGCTGGGTTATCCGTTCCTGACCACGCACACCGCGCACCTGCACCTGCCGTTGCTGGGCGAGGTGCACGTGCCGAGTGCGCTCTTCTTCGACATGGGCGTGTTCTCGATCGTTCTCGGCGCGACCATGCTGATCCTGACCGCGCTGGCCCACCAATCGGTGCGCAGCCATCGCTGGGCCGACGAACAGGCCGAGAAGGAAGCCGAACGGCTGGCTGCGGCGGAGGCGAAGGCCTGA